The sequence TGCCGGCAGTTTCTCTATCCTGATCGGTGCCACTGCACAGTCGCTGCCGCCACAACGGCGCGCCTTTGCCGCCGGCTTCATCAATGCCGGCGGGTCGCTGGGGCAGTTTATTTTTGCCCCGCTGATGCAAGCAATCATCAGCTCGGCCGGCTGGGTGATGGCCATGTTCACGATGGCCGCAACCACGCTGCTGACGATTCCATTGGCTATCCCTTTGCGGAAAAAAAAGGTGATCAACGCGACAGCCAGCGCGCCCATCACCGAGATCGGACTGGGCCGGCAAGTGCGACTGGCCATGCGCGACCGCAGCTACCTGTGCCTGCATGCGGGCTTTTTTACCTGCGGCTTCCACATCGCGTTCCTCGTCACCCATTTGCCGGGGGAAGTTGCGCTCTGCAACCTGGCAGCCGGTGTCTCGGCAACGGCGCTGGCGCTGATCGGCCTGTTCAATATTGTCGGCAGCCTGTCGGCGGGTGCACTGGGGTCGCGTTTCCGGATGAAGTACCTGCTGGTGGCGATGTATGCCAGCCGCGCGGTGATCATCGCGGTCTATTTGCTGGCACCCAAGAATGCCTGGACCTTCTATATTTTTGCCGCTGCACTTGGCCTGACCTGGCTGGCCACCGTGCCACCAACCGCCGGACTGGTTGGCAAACTGTTCGGCATGCGTTACCTGGCAACGCTGTTCGGCCTGACGCTGCTGTCACATCAGATCGGCGGTTTTTTTGGCGCATGGCTGGGCGGCCTGGCCATGGAGCGCTTCGGCAATTACAACTGGATGTGGTACGCCGATATCGTACTGGCGCTGGCGGCCGCGCTGGTCAACCTGCCGATACGGGAAGCCCCGCTGTCAGTACCCGTTCCGGTGTAAGCAGGAATTGTTGACTGTTGGTGACTTGCTGCTTGAATATCAGCTGTCATCGACGCTATTATCGAATCCTCTTCGCACGGTACGAACTCGATCGGACACCATGAATTTACTTCACCACCTGCGCACGCTGTTCAACATCCGGAAACAACGCCAGGAACCACCGGTGGGCACCAAGCCACCAGTTGGCGGTAGCTTGATCCTGCACAATGTCAGGATCAAGATCAAAGTCGCCCTCGACGATGAGCAGTGGCAGTGGCTTACGCTGATGGGCTGGCGACGGGTCGACATGCGAACCAACCGGCGTAGTTATCAATTATTGTCGGATGTGACGACCCGCAAGTTGCTGGACAAGACCGAGCGCGACCAGGCGCACACAAAAATTACCGCTCAGAACGAACGCAAAAAACGCAAATAAAGTTCGTCGCTTTTCCTCAGATGAGAACCGTTCTCATCTATAATCAACCAACGCCAGCGCACCATGTGCATTCGGCCACCATTCGACGCCAGCCAGCCCGATTCCTGTCCCGCCAGCCAGCCTTGTCCGGCAAGGACTTTTCCTTGCACTCACAGAACTGGAATGTCATGAACTTATCTCAGACCAACACTGCAGCCTTGCACCTTGTCGGTGTGACGCCGGCAGAGGACACGGCCTTGGAACAATCCGATGGAATTTCTCTCTACGCCGGGGATATCGATCCCCTGTTAAGCGAGCCGGGCGTCGTCTCGACGCGACCGGAATTGCTGGTAGCAGCCGTATTGCACCTGATGTCGCACTACACCACGCATCGCCAGGAAGGGGCCTGCATCAAGCTGGCGTCCGTCATCGAGCGTCACCTGAAAATACTCGGCAACCTGCACACGATGGCACCGGTACTTCGTGCGACTTGCCTGCAATTGTCCGGGCAATGGGCTGACATCGTCGACCAAGCCATCGCCAAGCCCAAAAAGCGCGGGCTGATGACGCGCTTATTGGCCGGCGCGCACGACTGATCAATCCGCCTGCTGCCGGTAAGGATCAGCAATTACCTTTTTTTGCCTGCCCGGGCGGACAGTGGCCACCGTCGTGCCGGTTATCGCGGTCATCCCGATCGTCATAGCGATCGTCATAACGGTCTTTTTTGTCCTTCTTGTCCTTCTTGTATTTTTTGCCGTCCTCTTTCCAGCCGCCGCGATCGAGTCGCCAGCCGTTGCCTTCCTGGTGCCATTGCGGCTGGTCGTAACGATAGTCGATCCGGTTGCGTTCCCAATGACCGGTCGACCAGACGTGCTGGTTGCCGTTCCAATTCCAGTAACCGGGGGCCCACAGATAGCCGTTACGGGGCGACGGAACAACTTCATAACGCACTGGTGGTGGCGCATCGCCAAGGATGATATTGACGCTGACCTGAGCCATGGCCCGGGTCGGCAGGAGGGTGGCAGAACTGAAGGCGAGCATGGCGGCCGCAGCGCAAAGTATTTTTTTCATTCTTTGCTCCCGATAAGTTGAACTGTTGTCGACTATACCCAGAAATAGACAACAATCCGCATTAAACAAACCCGCTTACACCTTAGTTATTGCTGGTGGGCGCGCTGCAGGCGTTTTTCAAGCCGCCGCTGGACAACTTCGAACAGCATGCTCAGGCACCAATACAGTAAAGCCGCCGTCACATACAGCGGTAATGGCCGGAACGTCGTGGCGATCACCTCCTTGGTTGCCAGCATCAGTTCGGTGACGGTGATGACCGATACCAGCGACGTATCCTTGATCAGGCTGATCAGCGTATTGCCCATTGAGGGAACAGCAATACGCAATGCTTGCGGGGCGACCACGAACCGCAAGGTTTGCACCCATGTCAAACCAAGGCTGTAACTAGCCGACCACTGCCCTGCGCTGACACCCTGGACCGCGCCACGCAAGCTCTCCGACAGAAAGGCGCCGGCGTTCAGACTGAGTGCGAGGATGCCGGCACTGACGGGCGAAAACTCAACGCCGATACTGGGCAATCCGTAATAAATCAGAAAGACCTGCACCAGCAGTGGCGTGCCGCGAATCAGGCTGACATACACCGCTGCCGGCCATTGCAAGACGCGCCACGGCTGCAGCCGCGCCATCGCCAGCAGCGCCCCCAGCAGCAATCCGCCCACCATCGAGGCAAGCGCAAACAGCACCGTGTACAGCACGCCCTGAAGCATGATCGGTGCAGCCAGCGTCAGTAATTCGGTCAGGTTCATTGTGTGTCCAGCCTATCCAGTAGCAAAAAAAATCCCCGCATCATTGTGCGGGGACGCTCACAGCACCATCCACACGCGGCTACTTCGCCGCAGGTGCCTTGCTTACATCGATACCGAACCATTGCATGGAGACCTTGGCAAAACTGCCATCGGCAATGATGGCCGCCAGCGCGGTATTCAAGGCTGCCTTGAATTGCGGATTGCCCTTGACGAACGGAATTCCCATCTGCGCGACTTCGCCGATAGGCGCACCGGCCTTGATCGGCAATGGCGACGCTTTCAGCAGATACGACACCATCAGGCTGTCGTTCAGCGCTGCATCGACGCGACCGGCAGCCAGATCCTGCAAGTATTCGGGTGCGCCCGGATAGCTCTTGACGTCGACCCCGGCGACCGCTTTGGCACGCTCTTCGTAATTGGTGCCCTGCCCGACCCCGAGTTTTTTACCCTTGAGGTCGTCAAGACTGGTGAACTGGCGCTGCTCGTTCTTGCGCACAATCAATTGCGCACTCGAGCGGGTGTACGGATCAGAAAAATCAAAGCTGGCCTCGCGCTGCGGCGTGATGCCCACCTGATTGAGGATGACATCGTACTTGCCGGCCGACAGCCCCGCCAGAATGCCGCTCCACTCGATGGTCGTGAACTCCGGCTTGAGCCCCATCTTCGCCGCCAGCAATCGGGCCACGTCAATTTCAAAACCGCTCAGTGCGCGGGTTGTGGTGTCCCTGAAATTAAACGGCGGGTAGGTGCCTTCCACCCCGACTTTCAGCGTGCCGCGCGCTTGCACGGTGGCCAGCAGATCGGCCGCGTGGGCATGGACTACCAGGCTGGAGAAGAGCAATGCTGTCATCAAGCCAGCCAGTTTTTTTGCAGGTGCTGCACGCATGAATTTCCTTGTGTTCGATGGCGAACATAATCGCAAGAGGCAGAGTGTAAAGACATGCAGCGACATTACCAACAACTTAAACGGCATGATCTTAGAGGGTGCGTCGGGATGAAAACTCTACGGAACGGCTATTTTTCACACAAACTCACTGGTAATTAGAAACATATACCAACTAGTAGCCTTCCATACGTAAATAACCTGCTATGTTTCCGTAGGAATTATTCCGCCACCGCCGGCCAGCTTGACTGCCTCTTATTGAACCGCAAAGACCGACGCCCATGTCAAGCAGCACCGATACGATTTTCCCGACACGCCTGACATCAATTGCACTGTCCGCGCTCCTGCTGGCTGCCTCCTCCGCCCGCGCCGACGATAGCGCGACCAGCACGCTGCCGACCTTTATGATCAGCGGTTTCGGCACTATCGGCATGGCCCGCTCCAGCGAACACCGGGCCGATTACACCAACAGTCCATCGACTAAACCCAACGGCACCGGGATAAGCCGCAACTGGAGTCCCGACCTCGACACCCGGCTCGGCCTGCAAATTGCGGCGACCATCACACCGAGCCTGTCGGCGGTCTTTCAGGTCATCTCGCAGCAGCAGTACGACAACAGCTACCGGCCTACCGTTGAGTGGGCCAACATCAAGTACGCCATCACGCCCGACCTCACGGTCCGGGTCGGCCGCATCGCCTTTCCGACCTTCCTTGCAGGTGATTACCGAAACGTCGGTTATGCAATGCCCTGGGTTCGGCCACCGGTCGAACTGTATAGCCGCATGATTCCGATGACGGCCAACGATGGCATTGATGCGAGTTACCGCAGCTATATCGGCGAAGCCACCAACACGCTGCAACTGAGCTACGGCAGCGACGTGCTCCGCAGTCCCGGTCTGTCGTCACCAAGCAAAGTTCAAAATATCGCCGGCCTGTTCAATACCTTCAGTAGCGGACCGGCCACCTTGCGCGTGTCGTACCAGCGCGGCAGGATCATTGTCCCCAGCAGTGATGCCTTCTTCAACCTGTACCGCCAATTCGGTCCGGCCGGCACAGTCATTGCGGATAACTACAGTTTCGACCACAAGCCGATTTCATTCCTGTCGCTGGGTGCCAGTTACGATCCAGGCGACTGGTTCCTGATGAGCGAATGGGGCAGCGGTAAATTCTCGTCGGTCCTCGGTAACCAGACCGCCTGGTATGCCAGCGGTGGTTACCGGCTAGGGACGTGGACCCCGTATCTGACCTATTCGACCTCAAAAAAACACAGCCCGACAAGCGACCCGGGACTCGATCCGGCGGGCCTGCCTGCCTTTGCAGCAGGCAGCGCCGGTGCGCTCAATGGTGCCCTCAATGCGCTGCTCAGACCGAGCACCAGTGCCACGATTTCGCTGGGAACACGCTGGGATGTTGGCAGCAACGTCGCGCTCAAGCTGCAACTTGACCATACGCGACCAACGGCGGGCTCTTCGGCCGGACTGATCCACATCACCCCTGGCTACCGGCCGGATGCCGGCTTCAATGTACTGAGCCTCACCGTCGATTTCGTCTTCTGATGAAGACCCGCGCGCGCAAATCCTGCTGCCTGGCAATGCTGGCCACCAGCCTTGTGCTCAGCCTGTCCTGTGCCGGGGCAGTGGCCGATGTCGTGGCCGTCGTCTCGGCCAAAAGCCCGCTAACCGAACTGAGCAGGAACCAGATCGCCAACCTGTTCCTCGGCAACGCCAGCATGCTGGTCAATGGCGAACCGGTGATCCCGATCGACCTGGCTGTCGGCACGCCGCTGCGTGACGAGTTCTATGCGAGCTATGCCGCGAAGTCGCCGGCGCAAATCAGGGCGCACTGGTCGAAGCTGATTTTTACCGGCCGCGGCCAGCCCCCCAAAGAAGCCGCCAGCACCAGCGACCTGAAAAAACTGATCGCCAATAATCCGCGCGCAATCGGCTACCTCGATCCCGGAATGATCGACGCCAGCATGCGAGCCCTGCCATCGCCATGAACGGATTCTGGCGGCGCGCCCTGCCCGTGCCGTTGGTCGCGGTCCGGCACAGTCCGGCTGCGCGCTTGCGCGCGTGGCTCTATACCGTGCCCGAATCGACGATGCTGTTCCCGGCGTTTTCACTCTGCTTCCTGGCCTTGCTCTGGATGGCAACACTGCACTTCATCAGCATTGAGCGCAGCAATGCCGAACAAGCCATTTCGGTGCTCAGTCGCGAACTGGTAACGACTTATGAAGCACAGGTATTACGTGCCCTGCGTGACATCGACCAAACCTTAAACCTGGTCAAGTACGCCTATGAACTCAGCGGGCAACACACGGTACTACAGGAACTGAAAGCCAAGGCCATGCTGCCATCGGAGCTACTGTTCGTCATCCGCATCGCCGATCAGGATGGCAAGATCGTGGCCGACACCCGCTCCGCGCGGCCATCGAACATCAGCGACGATCCGCAATTCAGCGCCACCCGTGCCACCGGCCGGTTATCGATCAGCCAGCCCCAGTACGACCCCATCACCGGCGAAGCCAGCTTGCTATTCAGTCGCCGGCTCATCAATGCCAATGGCAACTTTGCCGGCATCGTCACGCTGTCAGTGGCCACCGATCACTTCGTGAGCGGTTACGAAGAAAGCAAATTCGGCCAGCAGGGACTGCTCGGTATCGTCGGCGATGACGGCCGCTTCCGGGTCCGGCGCAGCGGCGACCTGCTCTCGGATGGCGAAGCGGTCGATCCGGCATTCCTGATGGCTGGTGCCGCCGACGCTCATAGTGCCGTCCTCGCCTCCGCAGACAGTGATGGTGTTGCGCGCCAGGTCAGCGCGCGCAAGCTGGTCGATTTTCCGCTGGTCGTCATCGCCGGTTTGTCAGATCACGAGCAACTGGCAAACTTTGTACGCACCCGTAGTGACTATCTGCGTGGTGCCACGGCGGGTACTGTGCTGCTGATTCTGGTGACGCTGCTACTGTGGAGCATGAGCTGGCAATTGCGGTCCAGTCGCCGGCACGACATTGCCGAACGTAAGCGTACCGAACAATCATTACGCATCGCCGCCACCGCCTTCGATTCCCAAGAAGCGATGCTCATTACCGATGCCAACAGGATGATCCTGCAAGCCAACCGGGCCTTCGCCAGCAACACCGGGCATCAGGCCGACCATCTGGTGGGAAAAAGTCTAGACCGTTTGATGTCGAACCACCACGATGCCGATTTCTATCTGGCGATGTGGCGCAGCGTGAATCACAGCGGCATCTGGCAAGGCGAGATCTGGCAAACCCATGCCGACGGCAACGCGTTCCAGAAATGGCTGACCATCTCGGCGGTCAGGGACGACGACGGTGTGCTGGTCAATTATGTTGGCTCGCAGTACGACATCACCGAGCGCAAGCAGGCTGAAAACAAGATCCATGAGCTCGCCTTTTTTGACCCGCTGACCGGCTTGCCGAACCGGACACTGCTGCAGGACCTGTTGCGCCAGCTCATCGCAACCAGTGCCGCCGGTAACCAGCATGCCGCCTTGCTGCTCATCGACCTCGACTACTTCAAGGCGATCAACGATACCCTCGGCCACGACATGGGCGACGCACTGCTGGTACAGGTCGCACAACGAATCGTTGCGTGTATCGGTGCCGGCAATAGCGTGTCCCGTCTCGGCGGCGATGAGTTCGTCGTGCTGCTGGCAGGCCTCGGCAGTGACGGCCCGGCTGCCATGGCCCGGGTCAAGAGCATCAGCCAGCAGATCCTGTCTGCACTCGATCATCCTTACCTGCTCAACGACGTCGCCTATCGCAGCACGGCCAGCATCGGCGTGACGCTGCTCAACGACCGGCGATTCTCGAGCGAGGTATTGATGAAGCAAGCCGATCTGGCCATGTATAAATCGAAAGCTGGAGGTCGCAACGCGGTGCGTTTTTTCGATCCTGCGATGGAAGCGGCGGCCACAACGCGTGCCACGCTGGAGCGCGACTTGCATGCCGCCATCGAGCAGCAGCAGTTTGTGCTGCACTATCAGGCACAAATCGCCGATGGCGATCAGCTGAGCGGTGCCGAAGTGCTGGTGCGCTGGCAGCATCCGCAACGCGGCATGGTCTCGCCGATGGAGTTCATCCCGGTAGCCGAGGACACCGGCCTGATCCTGCCAATCGGCACCTGGGTCATGGAAACCGCCTGCCGGCAGCTGGCGTGCTGGGCCACTGTGCCCTCGATGGAAGCATTGACGATTGCCGTCAATGTCAGCGCCCGGCAATTCCAGCAAAGCGACTTTGTCGCGCAGGTCATTGCGGTACTCGACCGCACCGGTGCGCGGCCGCAGCGGCTCAAGCTCGAACTGACCGAAAGCCTGCTGGCGGCCAACCTCGACCAGATTATCGAGAAAATGCAGGCGCTCAAGGAAACCGGCATCCATTTTTCGCTGGACGATTTTGGCACCGGCTTTTCATCGCTGTCGTACCTGAAGCTGCTGCCGCTGGACCAGCTCAAGATCGACCAGTCCTTCGTGCGCAATATCCTGACTGATCCGAACGACGCCGCCATCGTCCGCACCGTCATCGCGCTGGCCAATACGCTGGGCCTGGGCATCATCGCCGAAGGCGTCGAGACGGATGCGCAGCGCAGCTACCTCGCCGACGCCGGCTGCCATGCGTATCAGGGCTACCTGTTCAGCCGGCCATTGCCGGTAGCGGAGTTCGAGGTGTTTGCGGGGCAGCGGCCATCTGCATCACCGGTACGGATGCTGACCGAAGACGCTGGTTAATTGCACACAATTAAATAGCGTCCACAAGCCATCAGGCCAAGCTCCGTCCAGACGGATTCTTCAAGCGCCACCTCTCTGAACCATTTCCCCCCGACGCCGCGACCGCTGCTTAAAATAATTTGGAACCGATCCGGGCCATGGCGCACTCACGGACAGTTTCGGCATCTTCCAGCCCGATCCGGCCGGGCAGTGTCAGAAACGACAGGTCTTTAATCAGGACTACGAACTCAGAACCCGAGCACGATCACCGTCATCGATCCTGGCTCATTCCGAATAACCTTGTTCAAACGTCCGCCATGTCAAACACCATCAACAATGCCTCGATCAACCGACTCGTCAATCAGGATGCGTCGCCTCGCACTAGCCCGTCTTCCCCTTCACAGGACATCGCCTCTACATCACATGCCGCACAGTCCGGTTCCGGTGATAGCGCATCAAGGTCACTCGCAGGGTCGCGCCGTCATAGTAATCAAGCCACGCTTGAGCGACTCTGCCGCGATCTGACGCTGACAGATCTACGCATCAATGACGAGCAGGATCACGAGCTCGTCACCGTGCCGTCCATGCAAAACCGGCGCAGCCGTCCGGCGCAAGCGGAAGTTGAAGCCGATCCCGCCGTGGCTGCGTTGTCCGGACGCGCGTATCTGGAACATTTATCGACAAACGATCTCAGGATTCCGTCCGAGCTCAGGACGCTGATAAAAAGCCGGAAAATTTTGCGCTTGCCTGACATCACCACTGCAAAGCTCAACGAGATCTCGGCGCGACTGCACACCGTGACCAGGAACATCCATCTTGATCCGGAGCTACGCAGCGAAGTCGCCCGTCTCGCGATGGAAGGCCTGACCAACTGTACGGACCGGACGGATTTTTGCCTGGGACAGATGGAAGACGCCGCTTTGCTCTCCCGCCTGACACGCGGCGAGATTGACCAGGTTGACCTGTACAACCATGGCATCAGTTTTTTCAGACTCAATGAAGTGCATGCGCAGACGGGCATGTTGAGCCGGCACATGGGAGGGATACGACTTGAAGGCATTCAGGACTATCTGGCCGCGACCTATTATTTGCAGGGAGAACTTCAATTGCCCAACCATCAGCCGCGTCCCCGATTCCTTGACTCCAGTTTTATCACCAGACAGATCGCGACCCATATTGCAGACGCCGTAAAAGAGCGAACGATTGCCAACGATGGCGAGCATGTTGTCGACTTCATGAGCACGTGGAAACCTTGGGTGAAGCATGTCAAGCAGCAGCCGGAACACCAGCCGGATTTTGCTCTGCTCACTCAGCTTTATCAGGATGCCTTGAGCGATCGGGAAGATGCGCGCGAGCGCGAAGGAAGCTTGGAACACGGAATGAATGAAGAGCGTTACCGGGCCACGGTCGATGGCCTGATGCATCAATTAGCCGATTGGGAAAGCCAGTTGGTCGGCCAGAAAACCCGTGAATTTCTGGTCAACCATCGCGCTGATTTCATAGCGGAATCAGCTCAGCCTCTACCTGCGTATTTTGGTTAATCATGGAAAATTTAATCCACTCATTTTCTCGCCTGGTTATTTCGCATCCGTTGTCGGGGACAGACTCACTCAATTCGGACATGTCTGAAAGCCGGTCAGATAGTTTGCCTTCGTCGAGTTCAAACACCGCCGCTGAAGCAGAACAGAATGCGGCGATATGTTCTGCGCCTAGCCAGTTACCGGCAGCACTACGCAGCAACCCTTCTGTACGCGAACGCATCGCTAATCTGCTTGTATCGCAAGCGGATCAACAACCGTTGCCGATGCTGGAAAACCTGAGCCGTGGCAATCGGCAACTTGCCGCACGCGCTGCAGTGCTTGCCTCACAAGCCAGCACCAATCTGTTTCTAGAGCACAAGCTACCGCCGGAATTCAGGAATCCAGCTCAGGAAAATCAGCACCTGCTCAAGACCGGCTTAGCTTTGGTAGTAAGAGAAAGCGTAATGAATGCCTTCAGCGAACCGGTATTTCGGATCGCAATGTTGCCAGCAAAAAATCCCGATGCGTCCTGTATCGACCCCGCAGCATTCGCTGGTTATCGCACCAAAGCGGAAGTCGTAGTCAACGAGCTGTTGTCAGTGCTTTCGGATGATCAAACTAACGGGGCAGCGAACAACGCCGTCAAAGTCGACTTGCTAAATTATCAGGTGTGGAATGATTCAACTTGCACGCCAAATCAATCTCGCAACATCCCAATAGATATTGATCCGGGCACCTCACCGCGATCGCATCAGACGCCAGAAAAAATTATTGAATTGGCCTCACTGGTAGAAACTTACATCGACCTACCGTATGAAAATTTCATTAAAGTAATTGCAAATCACAGCCCTGAACTGGCGACGTTTTTTAGCTTTAGCGAGCACGCGTTATTGATCAAGGACAGCTTGCAAGAAGCACCGACTTCACGATACCCCTACATTACTGATGAAGCACCATTAGCCGGGCACATCGCGCAATCCGGTGATGACTTCGTCCCCACGTTTCTGGAAGGTGTAAAGCGCGACTTCTATTCGACGGAAGAAGATACGCAAGCCTGGAAAATTCAGGTGGATGGGAAATGGCAGATTGCAGACACCAAGCGCGAGGTAGTGAATCACGTCTTCATGCAGGCCCTGGAACACCTGCAAGCCAAACAAGTTGCCGATCCTGCAATGCCGATCTACCCGCTGGTATGTTACGAATTGCTGGCTGATGCAATTGATATACCGGTTCCCGATTATCTGAAAAATCATGAGCAAGAACTACTCGTCGCAGTGACCAAAAATCAGATTAACAAAGAAAACCGCCAGCAGGAAATCTCCCAACTGCAGAAGAAAAGAAAAATCGATTTGCAAGAAATTGAACTGGCGCAGCAAAAAACATTTACAGAACACAACGTCAGCAATATTTCGCAACTGCTGATGTGCGTTCGAGGATTTTCGAATCGATTGCCTGCCTCTTCCGTCGAAATGTCTGTTCCACTATTCGGGCAATCCAATCAACCGGACGCCATCAATGAACTACGCCATCGACTCATGCAGACCCATTGCCTGCAAGATATCAGCGCACGGGCTCATCATGGCAGCCACGACAATGCATGCTGGTTGCGTGCCTCATGGCTATCCGTTTTTGCTTGTGCTGCGCCTGAATTTCTTGAAGCCAGATTACGGTCCATTTCTGATCCGGACAACACGCTGATACCAATCAAAGCGAACCTTCTCAAACACCTTGCGCAGCTTTATCAACAGGATGTGCGCGCCTTCATGCAGGGTCTTCCGCCTGGCGATACGGCACTGTCAACTGCCGCTGCGCGCCTTGGCCCAGCCGGAAAAATAGAGAATCTCCTGCCTGCTGGCGACTACGGCATATTTTCCGGTCGCAGTATCGAATCCTTCCTGCGCCAACTGCAATTACATTTGGCGGCACCGTTTCGCGGCACTGACCGCGCATTCATGAGCGAGATTGAAGGGCTGACCATGCCAGGCTCACCCGCAAGCAGCAACTTGCCGGTCACACTACATCGGGCACTTGGCCTGCCGGTACTGGTCATCGAAACCGGTTCCAGCGTCTCGTATGGAGAAGCGGGCAGACAGCTCAATGTATCCGGTGAACTGCGTATTGCCGCACCAAGCGGATCGGCACTGGCGCAAGAAATCGAACACGCATTACAACAAGATGCGGCGTGCGCCTTGCATCCGGTCCATATCATCGACAGGTTCAGCCATTGGCCGATTCTCTGGCTATCGCAAAATCATTACGACCTCCACCTGCCTAAATCGGGACGCGACGAATCCCCGATCTGTGATCACCATTTGAATTGATTACCCAATCTCACTCTCAGAAAACTCATCATGTCTGGAATATCTCCTGTCAGTCCCCGACCAGTCCGATCGTCAATTGAACGCACGGCGTCCCAACAATTTCGTCGCTCAACAAACTCAATAACAGAGCGTTGCCGTACCTTGTGGAATAACTTACTAGATAGACAAAACCGGGTCGGACTAACGCTTGGCAAAGAAGATGTCGGCGAAAATGTTGCAGACGTTATTTGTCCGTTTAAAGGCGCCGTTAACGTAGAGGTCGGCACCAATATACAAATCGGCTCCAATGAAAAAAAAAATACCGTGTTTGTACATGCCAATCAAATTCAATTTGCTCGGCCACATGGCCGATTGGCGGACAACAGCCAGGATCGACCTGTCGTACGAACTGCCATTGCAGGTCAATCGCCACAAGAATTTCGCTTTTGTGAAAGATTCCTGATACACGGCCTTGAATCCGGAAATGGTCTTTTCCAATTTGTTTCCCGTAAGGCGCATGCCTATACGAAAAACCCATCAAAAGAACGCTCCAGAGAAAGTAGCATTCTTGACCAGCTGCTTGGTGCGTGGAAAAACAAAAAAGGTGCGGCCCTGTTAATAGCGAACCGATTCGATTTATACCGTCTAGAAAAAATTACACTTGATGAGGACAGTGACCACTG comes from Actimicrobium sp. CCC2.4 and encodes:
- a CDS encoding MFS transporter — translated: MPTTPDMSPRGAWILMLAASAILMITMGARLTTGLFMSPINTSTGLGIVSISFALAIGQFVWGAAQPVFGIIADKYGTPKVIIAGALMLATGLAITPFMSSQWGLMLSMGLLSAAGAGAGSFSILIGATAQSLPPQRRAFAAGFINAGGSLGQFIFAPLMQAIISSAGWVMAMFTMAATTLLTIPLAIPLRKKKVINATASAPITEIGLGRQVRLAMRDRSYLCLHAGFFTCGFHIAFLVTHLPGEVALCNLAAGVSATALALIGLFNIVGSLSAGALGSRFRMKYLLVAMYASRAVIIAVYLLAPKNAWTFYIFAAALGLTWLATVPPTAGLVGKLFGMRYLATLFGLTLLSHQIGGFFGAWLGGLAMERFGNYNWMWYADIVLALAAALVNLPIREAPLSVPVPV
- a CDS encoding YXWGXW repeat-containing protein; the protein is MKKILCAAAAMLAFSSATLLPTRAMAQVSVNIILGDAPPPVRYEVVPSPRNGYLWAPGYWNWNGNQHVWSTGHWERNRIDYRYDQPQWHQEGNGWRLDRGGWKEDGKKYKKDKKDKKDRYDDRYDDRDDRDNRHDGGHCPPGQAKKGNC
- a CDS encoding amino acid ABC transporter permease — protein: MNLTELLTLAAPIMLQGVLYTVLFALASMVGGLLLGALLAMARLQPWRVLQWPAAVYVSLIRGTPLLVQVFLIYYGLPSIGVEFSPVSAGILALSLNAGAFLSESLRGAVQGVSAGQWSASYSLGLTWVQTLRFVVAPQALRIAVPSMGNTLISLIKDTSLVSVITVTELMLATKEVIATTFRPLPLYVTAALLYWCLSMLFEVVQRRLEKRLQRAHQQ
- a CDS encoding transporter substrate-binding domain-containing protein yields the protein MRAAPAKKLAGLMTALLFSSLVVHAHAADLLATVQARGTLKVGVEGTYPPFNFRDTTTRALSGFEIDVARLLAAKMGLKPEFTTIEWSGILAGLSAGKYDVILNQVGITPQREASFDFSDPYTRSSAQLIVRKNEQRQFTSLDDLKGKKLGVGQGTNYEERAKAVAGVDVKSYPGAPEYLQDLAAGRVDAALNDSLMVSYLLKASPLPIKAGAPIGEVAQMGIPFVKGNPQFKAALNTALAAIIADGSFAKVSMQWFGIDVSKAPAAK
- a CDS encoding porin, which translates into the protein MSSSTDTIFPTRLTSIALSALLLAASSARADDSATSTLPTFMISGFGTIGMARSSEHRADYTNSPSTKPNGTGISRNWSPDLDTRLGLQIAATITPSLSAVFQVISQQQYDNSYRPTVEWANIKYAITPDLTVRVGRIAFPTFLAGDYRNVGYAMPWVRPPVELYSRMIPMTANDGIDASYRSYIGEATNTLQLSYGSDVLRSPGLSSPSKVQNIAGLFNTFSSGPATLRVSYQRGRIIVPSSDAFFNLYRQFGPAGTVIADNYSFDHKPISFLSLGASYDPGDWFLMSEWGSGKFSSVLGNQTAWYASGGYRLGTWTPYLTYSTSKKHSPTSDPGLDPAGLPAFAAGSAGALNGALNALLRPSTSATISLGTRWDVGSNVALKLQLDHTRPTAGSSAGLIHITPGYRPDAGFNVLSLTVDFVF
- a CDS encoding phosphate ABC transporter substrate-binding protein; amino-acid sequence: MKTRARKSCCLAMLATSLVLSLSCAGAVADVVAVVSAKSPLTELSRNQIANLFLGNASMLVNGEPVIPIDLAVGTPLRDEFYASYAAKSPAQIRAHWSKLIFTGRGQPPKEAASTSDLKKLIANNPRAIGYLDPGMIDASMRALPSP
- a CDS encoding EAL domain-containing protein, coding for MNGFWRRALPVPLVAVRHSPAARLRAWLYTVPESTMLFPAFSLCFLALLWMATLHFISIERSNAEQAISVLSRELVTTYEAQVLRALRDIDQTLNLVKYAYELSGQHTVLQELKAKAMLPSELLFVIRIADQDGKIVADTRSARPSNISDDPQFSATRATGRLSISQPQYDPITGEASLLFSRRLINANGNFAGIVTLSVATDHFVSGYEESKFGQQGLLGIVGDDGRFRVRRSGDLLSDGEAVDPAFLMAGAADAHSAVLASADSDGVARQVSARKLVDFPLVVIAGLSDHEQLANFVRTRSDYLRGATAGTVLLILVTLLLWSMSWQLRSSRRHDIAERKRTEQSLRIAATAFDSQEAMLITDANRMILQANRAFASNTGHQADHLVGKSLDRLMSNHHDADFYLAMWRSVNHSGIWQGEIWQTHADGNAFQKWLTISAVRDDDGVLVNYVGSQYDITERKQAENKIHELAFFDPLTGLPNRTLLQDLLRQLIATSAAGNQHAALLLIDLDYFKAINDTLGHDMGDALLVQVAQRIVACIGAGNSVSRLGGDEFVVLLAGLGSDGPAAMARVKSISQQILSALDHPYLLNDVAYRSTASIGVTLLNDRRFSSEVLMKQADLAMYKSKAGGRNAVRFFDPAMEAAATTRATLERDLHAAIEQQQFVLHYQAQIADGDQLSGAEVLVRWQHPQRGMVSPMEFIPVAEDTGLILPIGTWVMETACRQLACWATVPSMEALTIAVNVSARQFQQSDFVAQVIAVLDRTGARPQRLKLELTESLLAANLDQIIEKMQALKETGIHFSLDDFGTGFSSLSYLKLLPLDQLKIDQSFVRNILTDPNDAAIVRTVIALANTLGLGIIAEGVETDAQRSYLADAGCHAYQGYLFSRPLPVAEFEVFAGQRPSASPVRMLTEDAG